A window of Lepidochelys kempii isolate rLepKem1 chromosome 1, rLepKem1.hap2, whole genome shotgun sequence contains these coding sequences:
- the LOC140914020 gene encoding olfactory receptor 52E4-like, protein MQETPFCLRVGHLLPYSMSDSNTTHFTNPSTFILLGIPGLEEAHVWLSIPFCTMYAIAVFGNFTILFIVKTELSLHVPMYYFLCMLAVTDLVLSTSTLPKMLSIFWFNSREIDFSACLTQLYLIHCFSGMESGIFVAMAVDRYVAICHPLRHSTILTNPMVAKIGLAVVLRGVMLALPYPFLVRQWSYCKTNIIPHTHCEHMAVVKLACTDTRVSSYYGLFVLLCVLCVDVFFIAVSYTQILRAIFSLPTKDARLKTFGTCFSHLCVILAFYLPGLFSSLMSRFGQNVAVHFHVLIANVYLLVSPMINPIIYGVRTKQIQDRLLHLFTHKGT, encoded by the coding sequence ATGCAGGAGACACCGTTCTGCCTCAGAGTTGGACACCTTCTTCcctactccatgtcagattccaacacaactcacttcaccaacccctccaccttcatcctgctgggcattcctggcctggaggaaGCCCATGTCTGGCTCTCTATCCCTTTCTGCACCATGTATGCTATAGCCGTCTTTGGGAACTTCACCATCCTGTTCATCGTGAAGACGGAGCTGAGCCTCCATGTtcccatgtactatttcctctgcatgctggctgTCACCGACCTGGTCCTGTCCACGTCCACCCtgcccaaaatgctgagcatcttctggttcaattccagggagatcgatttcagtgcctgcctcacccagctGTACTTGATTCACTGCTTCTCAGGAATGGAGTCTGGGATCTTTGTGGCCATGGCTGTTgatcgctacgtggccatctgccatcccctgagacattccaccatCCTGACAAACCCTATGGTGGCCAAGATTGGCCTGGCCGTGGTGCTGCGGGGTGTCATGCTCGCACTGCCCTATCCCTTCCTAGTGAGGCAATGGTCATACTGCAAAACCAACATCATCCCCCATACACACTGCGAGCACATGGCCGTGGTTAAGCTGGCCTGCACCGACACCCGTGTCAGCAGTTACTATGGCCTCTTTGTGCTATTGTGTGTGCTTTGTGTAGAtgtgttttttattgcagtgtcctatacccagatcctcagggccatcttcagcctcccTACAAAGGATGCTCGGCTCAAGACATTTGGGACTTGCTtctcccacctctgtgtcatCTTAGCCTTCTACCTCCCAGGTCTCTTCTCATCCCTCATGTCCCGGTTTGGCCAGAATGTGGCTGTGCATTTCCATGTTCTCATTGCCAACGTGTACCTCCTGGTTTCCCCCATGATAAACCCCATCATCTACGGAGTGAGGACCAAACAGATCCAGGACAGGCTGCTTCATCTCTTTACTCATAAAGGAACCTAA